From a single Myotis daubentonii chromosome 5, mMyoDau2.1, whole genome shotgun sequence genomic region:
- the PDE4A gene encoding cAMP-specific 3',5'-cyclic phosphodiesterase 4A isoform X4, whose product MPLVDFFCETCSKPWLVGWWDQFKRMLNRELTHLSEMSRSGNQVSEYISSTFLDKQNEVEIPSPMMRDGERAPRPRPSQQPPPAEPQFQPMSQITGVKKMTHSSSLTDASIPRFGVKTDQEELLAQELEDLNKWGLNIFHVSDYARGRSLSCIMYTIFQERGLLKKFHIPVDTMVTYMLTLEDHYHQDVAYHNSLHAADVLQSTHVLLATPALDAVFTDLEVLAALFAAAIHDVDHPGVSNQFLINTNSELALMYNDESVLENHHLAVGFKLLQQDNCDIFQNLSKRQRQSLRKMVIDMVLATDMSKHMTLLADLKTMVETKKVTSSGVLLLDNYSDRIQVLRNMVHCADLSNPTKPLDLYRQWTDRIMAEFFQQGDRERERGMEISPMCDKHTASVEKSQVGFIDYIVHPLWETWADLVHPDAQEILDTLEDNRDWYYSAMRQSPSPPPEEEPEGPDHPNPPDKFQFELTLDEEEEEEASSAPGAVEVQELFMAQDASPVEELLDVDGQDASTEVDVEEMSLAQPADSVPVGQDESASPDASVDAMGCSSPHALSPERPALPALRTPPTPEAAPGLLGLPSTAAEVGAQKEHQAAKRACCACTGTLGEDPHTLPAPGGWGSAGGPT is encoded by the exons ATGCCCTTGGTGGATTTCTTCTGCGAGACCTGCTCCAAGCCATGGCTGGTGGGCTGGTGGGACCAG TTCAAGAGGATGCTAAACCGGGAACTCACACACCTGTCAGAGATGAGCAGGTCAGGAAACCAGGTCTCTGAGTACATCTCCTCCACGTTCCTGG ACAAGCAGAATGAAGTGGAGATCCCATCGCCCATGATGAGGGATGGAGAAAGGGCACCTCGGCCGAGACCCTCCCAGCAGCCGCCACCCGCGGAGCCACAGTTCCAGCCTATGTCTCAGATCACGGGGGTGAAGAAGATGACGCACAGCAGCAGCCTGACCGACGCCAGCATACCCCGCTTTGGGGTGAAGACAGACCAAGAGGAGCTCCTGGCCCAA GAGCTGGAGGACCTGAACAAGTGGGGCCTGAACATCTTCCACGTGTCAGATTATGCCAGGGGCCGCTCCCTCAGCTGCATCATGTACACCATATTCCAG GAACGGGGCCTCCTGAAGAAGTTCCACATCCCGGTGGACACGATGGTGACATACATGCTGACTCTGGAGGACCACTACCACCAGGATGTGGCCTACCACAACAGCCTGCACGCCGCCGACGTGCTCCAGTCCACCCACGTGCTGCTGGCCACACCTGCGCTGGAC gctGTATTCACAGACCTGGAGGTCCTCGCAGCCCTCTTCGCGGCTGCCATACACGACGTGGACCACCCCGGGGTCTCCAACCAGTTCCTCATCAACACCA ATTCGGAGCTGGCGCTCATGTACAATGACGAGTCGGTGCTGGAGAACCACCACCTGGCCGTGGGTTTCAAGCTGCTGCAGCAGGACAACTGTGACATCTTCCAGAACCTCAGCAAGCGCCAGCGGCAGAGCCTGCGCAAGATGGTCATCGACatg GTGCTGGCCACCGACATGTCCAAGCACATGACCCTCCTAGCTGACCTGAAGACCATGGTAGAAACCAAGAAAGTGACCAGCTCAGGGGTCCTTCTGCTGGACAACTACTCCGACCGCATCCAG GTCCTGAGGAACATGGTGCACTGTGCGGACCTCAGCAACCCCACCAAGCCGCTGGACCTGTACCGCCAGTGGACAGACCGCATCATGGCCGAGTTCTTCCAGCAGGGCGACCGCGAGCGGGAGCGCGGCATGGAGATCAGCCCCATGTGCGACAAGCACACAGCCTCGGTGGAGAAGTCTCAG gtgGGGTTCATCGACTATATTGTGCACCCGCTGTGGGAGACATGGGCCGACTTGGTCCACCCGGACGCCCAGGAGATCCTAGACACCCTGGAAGACAACCGGGACTGGTACTACAGCGCCATGCGGCAGAGCCCGTCGCCGCCACCCGAGGAGGAGCCGGAGGGGCCGGACCACCCAAACCCCCCTGATAAGTTCCAGTTCGAGCTGACGctggatgaagaggaggaggaggaggcgtcCTCTGCCCCGGGTGCAGTTGAGGTGCAGGAATTATTCATGGCTCAGGATGCATCCCCAGTGGAGGAACTGTTGGATGTCGATGGCCAAGACGCATCCACCGAGGTGGACGTAGAGGAAATGTCCTTGGCACAGCCAGCAGACAGTGTGCCTGTGGGCCAGGACGAGTCCGCATCCCCAGATGCGTCGGTGGATGCCATGGGCTGCAGCAGCCCCCACGCCCTATCTCCGGAGAGGCCCGCTCTGCCTGCCTTGAGGACCCCACCCACTCCAGAGGCTGCCCcgggcctcctgggcctcccctccACGGCAGCCGAGGTGGGGGCCCAGAAAGAGCATCAGGCTGCCAAGAGGGCGTGCTGTGCCTGCACTGGGACATTGGGCGAGGACCCACACACACTCCCAGCCCCTGGTGGGTGGGGGTCTGCTGGAGGCCCTACCTGA
- the LOC132235061 gene encoding small ribosomal subunit protein uS2-like, with the protein MSGALDVLQMKEEDVLKFLAAGTHLGGTNLDFQMEQYIYKRKSDGIYIINLKRTWEKLLLAARAIVAIENPADVSVISSRNTGQRAVLKFAAATGATPIAGHFTPGTFTNQIQAAFREPRLLVVTGPRADHQPLTEASYVNLPTIALCNTDSPLRYVDIAIPCNNKGAHSVGLMWWMLAREVLRMRGTISREHPWEVMPDLYFYRDPEEIEKEEQAAAEKAVTKEEFQGEWTAPAPEFTAAQPEVTDWSEGVQVPSVPIQQFPTEHWSAQPTTEDWSAAPTAQATEWVGTTTEWS; encoded by the coding sequence ATGTCCGGAGCCCTTGATGTCCTGCAAATGAAGGAGGAGGATGTCCTCAAGTTCCTTGCAGCAGGAACCCACCTAGGTGGCACCAACCTTGACTTCCAAATGGAACAGTACATCTACAAAAGGAAAAGTGATGGCATCTACATCATCAATCTGAAGAGAACCTGGGAGAAGCTTCTGCTGGCAGCTCGGGCCATTGTTGCCATCGAAAACCCAGCTGACGTCAGTGTCATATCGTCCAGGAACACtggccagcgagctgtgctgaagtttgctgctgccactggagcCACTCCCATTGCCGGCCACTTCACTCCTGGAACCTTCACCAACCAGATCCAGGCAGCCTTCCGGGAGCCAAGACTTCTGGTGGTTACTGGCCCCAGGGCTGACCACCAGCCTCTCACAGAGGCGTCTTACGTTAACCTGCCCACCATCGCTCTGTGTAACACCGACTCTCCGCTGCGCTATGTGGACATCGCCATCCCTTGCAACAACAAGGGGGCTCACTCAGTGGGTCTGATGTGGTGGATGCTGGCCCGGGAAGTACTCCGCATGCGTGGCACTATCTCCCGTGAACACCCGTGGGAAGTCATGCCTGATCTTTACTTCTACAGAGATCCTGAAGAGATTGAAAAGGAAGAGCAGGCTGCTGCTGAAAAGGCTGTGACCAAGGAGGAATTTCAGGGCGAATGGACTGCTCCTGCTCCCGAGTTCACTGCTGCTCAGCCTGAGGTTACAGACTGGTCTGAAGGCGTGCAGGTGCCCTCTGTACCCATTCAGCAGTTTCCTACTGAACACTGGAGTGCTCAGCCTACCACTGAAGACTGGTCTGCAGCTCCCACTGCTCAGGCTACTGAATGGGTAGGAACAACCACTGAGTGGTCCTAA